The Plasmodium vinckei vinckei genome assembly, chromosome: PVVCY_08 genome contains the following window.
AAGGAATTAACAATTTCTAATAATTCTTCTTTACAGCAATTACATGAGGTTATCGAAAAAAGCGTAtttactttaaaaaaaaaagagacttgttgaaaatattcggtttgtttattattcatgaaaaatatatcaaaggttcctttatcatttaataGGTCATAAGTTCTTGCTAACTTTGAGTCAGGCAAATTTAATTCTGTTctaatattacatatatctAAAACCTgtacataaatattgttCATATCATTATCTTCAAAAAATGATCTAGCTAAATCAATGGCtgtttttgaaaaatcaaaaccatataaatttacaaacccttttttatataatttatgtaaaaatagtCCATTACCTGATCCTATATCAAgtatagatatatttttattttctttaaaattattatcaatccaattaattattttatcacaATTTTCTTCAAACCATTCTTCTaattctatatttaattctttGTAGTTATCCTTttcatttgtatatatctTTTCCCAGTAGCTTAATTTATGTAATTCAGACgccattttattttttatacgtattttacatattaccaattttgtattatatataaattattatttgacttataattacaaactcgtttattttttatttttaaacattttgtctctattttttttattttatacataaaaaaattacataaaccaatcaaaaaatatataatatatacgcACTAACAAATAACGTTCTATTTTACAAGTGCGCATAAATCCGTTGCGCTACTTTCCCCCCTAATAACAAAtaaccatttttataattttttttttttttcaaaaatgtatgtaattttttattcatatttttatcaacatACCTACCtaattatatgtttatgatttctttatatttaattttgataTCTTATAgtataaatgaataaaagCCGTCAAACATTTATTTCCCATT
Protein-coding sequences here:
- a CDS encoding methyltransferase, putative — protein: MASELHKLSYWEKIYTNEKDNYKELNIELEEWFEENCDKIINWIDNNFKENKNISILDIGSGNGLFLHKLYKKGFVNLYGFDFSKTAIDLARSFFEDNDMNNIYVQVLDICNIRTELNLPDSKLARTYDLLNDKGTFDIFFMNNKQTEYFQQVSFFFKVNTLFSITSCNCCKEELLEIVNSFNQNSSKIKLSVIDEILYETITFGGKTGQTITTLIFKCS